The Oryctolagus cuniculus chromosome 13, mOryCun1.1, whole genome shotgun sequence sequence gagagctatcatcttgtggtttactccccaaatggctatatgaccataacagccagagctgggctgatcccaagccaggagcttcttctgggtctcctgtgtgggtacagagGGCtaaggcacttgggctgtcctccactgctttcccaggtcatagcagggaactggatcagaagtggagcagctgaggctcgaaccagggcccacatgggatgccagcaccacaggccgcagctttacccagtactccacagagccagcccctcccatattcagttttaaaattttttaacaataCACTTTTCTAGGATTTGTCATCTAGATAACacacctcttaaaaaaaaaaacctcattggaAGGAATAAATGCAGTGGGAAGAGCACAGGGtttaggaaagaaagaagttGGTTTCGCTTTCCTCTGACTGCACTCAGGAAACACTAGATTCGCCAGGAAATGAAATGTGAATGTTAAGATGGAAGCCAGTGGCGGTTTTATAGACCCGACAGAAACTGATTTcagaaaacactttttaaaggaCATCAATTCAGGGAGGAAAGGACCATGCTCATTCACTTTTagagaaatgaattttttatgaATGTGCTGATGTCTCTTACCTGTGCATTGACTTTGTGCAGGAAAGCGTGAGTATgagagtgtgtgcgtgtgcacacgtgcCCCCTGGAAGGAAGACATGTCCGTGCTCTGCTCTGACTTACGATTACTCTGAATGCTGTTCACATGTGCAGGAGCTCACGGGGAAACTGCCTGTTGAATACCCACTGGATCCTGGCGAGGAACCACCCATTGTTCGGCGAAGAATAGGGACCGCCTTCAAGCTGGATGAACAGAAAATCCTGCCCAAGGGAGAGGTACGGCCTTCCTTCCGAGACTGgatttttctcactttcttcttccttttcccatcTATTGGGGCTTTCAGGTTTTCCATAccaatttcttcatttctactcAATGCCTTTATCTGTCTTTCCTTGACTCTTTCTCATGTGAACTGGTTTGCCGGCCTGTGGTTTCCCTTGGTACGATTGGTTAGCCTGCATTAATAGGCATTCAGATTGTTTGTTGAAGTTGTTTGTCTAACACTGTGGGCCTAGCACAAATGGCTAAGTTCCTGGAGAACATTCCAGCAGCACTCATGACTACTTGTCTTTCTAAAGGCCCTTAGCACTTAGTTACTTGGAGCCACACCTAATGTGTGATGTTTGGTTGGTTGAGGAAGGAAAGCTTGGGCCATGACAGCAGGTGGGGAGATGCCACTGGCTGGAGAAAGATGGGTCGGGCCCGCGCCATCAAGGTGGGAACCTCACCATGGCTgctaaaatcagtgcacaaacaTGAGCAAAATGGATGGTCTGTCCTACCCTTGCTCGTCTGTGCAGAGCAGAGCCGCGTTTGCCCTCCTGCGATCCAGCCGTGGTGGGAGCTGCACCTGGAGAGATCGGATTTGAAGGAAAGCGAAAAAACAAAACTTGAGAACTTGAGCTTCTGGTTGAGTACTAAGTATCCAGCCTCAGATGGAGAGAAATGAAAGGACAGGCATACACAGGCTTCAGAGCTGTGTCCAAGAGGTGCCTTCTCAAATGCATTCTGGATTGGATTACTAATATTACCATGCTGTGGAACACAAGGCTTTAAAAGGTTAGGGCCCAAAGCCAGCAGAAAAGGAAATACTGCGTGGTTTTAGTTGTCTAAGAAAGTGATCAGGAGTCACTGACAGTCTCCTGTTGGTGCCAGCTtttggggctggggtgagggtgaATTCAGAGAGGCCCCAGGTGTCCTGGGGCTGCTGGAAGTGTTGAGGAATCTCCTGGGATCCACAGTCCCCGGTCTCCGGGACACTGGGGGACATACCAGAGTGCTTCACCCAAAATGAAAACCCCACTAGGAGTCTTGCTCTGCTACGAAGTGAAGTTCATGATTCTTATTTCTTGGGATTGTCGCTAGGGTTAAATGAGCTAGTGTATAAAATGGTGTCACTCAGCTCGGGACTTGGCACCTGCCTGGTGCTCAGCAAACATTAGTTCCCTGAAGGTGAGTGAACTCTCGGAGGTCCTGGGTGGGAACTGCGGGTGAGGAAGGCTGGGGGTTAGGAAACCATCTTGTCCGTCGAGTATCTTCCAAACCCAGCTGATCATCAGACCTGCCCACAGAACTTGAATTTGCCTTGTTGCTGGGCAGATGCCTGGCACAGAAACTGGATAAAGGATTCCTACTGTTAGTAAGCGCCCTCTCCCCCACACCCCGCTGGCCTTCCCACAGTCCCATTTTGCACACTCCTCCGTAAAGGGTATCTTCAGTGCCTGTAGAATTCCACGTGCATccacgacccccccccccccccgcatgtTACATTCTCCCAGTTAGTAAAAGAAATGGCACAGCGGGTGGAACTTTGCAGAGCGCCTCCGGGAAGGAAGAGATGGACTCAGGCCTATTggtgctgctgctgttttccctggaGATGCCCGTTGCTTCCCTGTGCATGCCGTAGCAAGCCATATGCACAGGCAGGGCTTTCAGCCTGCTCCTTGCTTTACTTGGAGTATCCAGAATTTGTCTGGGTTCCCCCACAAGACTCAGGGTCAGTGTCTTTAGCCAGGGCTATCGTGTCAGCCCGGAAACAGCTGCTCCGTGGGGCCCATAGTCACAGAGCAGTCTTTGTCCCCGGGTGACTCTGCTGGTTCAAGGCCCTGGGTGGGAGCCCGTTTCCATATTCTTCGCTCTCTTGAGAGAGAAAACGCAGCCCACATGTGAAGGATTTGGAAGGAGCTTATCTCCTGAAGAGTTCCTTTTAACCATCACCTTGTCCTCTCACCCCAGCTTCCTGACTTCCTTTAGACTTAAAGTGCTCAGAAGTCAATGAAATCTGGCAAAGAAATGTTGTCCTTCATGGAGGCATTGAGCCTGGCGCCTGGTGCCCAGAGGCAAGGAGACTCTCATGGGCCATAAAAGGGAGCCATCAGCCGATTCCAGCAAACCTGGGGATCGGCTTCTGCTTGGTTAGATCACCTTCCGTCATCAAGTCAGTGTGACTGGGGATTGCCAAGGGCAAGGGGCCTGGTCTCTGCTGGCCAAGCTTGCTCAGATTCGCTGTTGTGAGTTCATTAGGTGTGGGCGAGGCAGAGCTCCTACCTCTCCTCCCGCTCCCCAGCGATGCTAGCTGTTTGAAAGCTTACCCTTGAAAGGTGCTGCTGGTTAGAGCTGACTTTGACCAGAGGGGCTTCACtggggaagagaagaaaaaaaaaatggactgggGGGATTTCTGTGTTCACCTCCAAACTGTCCCAGACACAGCCATGAGCCACCCTTTCCCCATCCCTCAGCAGCCGGTGCACCCCCATGTGCTGCCAAGGACACGGGCTGGTGGCAGACTGCTTCCCGGGCCACCATCCTCTTGGGTCCACCAGGCGTTTTGTGCCAGCTGCAGGTTAATGTCTCCCAGGCCCAGGACTCTGAGGGGAATCCCATCAACCACCTGGCCCAAGGGAGGGGCTTACGCAGGGAAGCGGGCCAGAGGAGATCCTGAAGCACATCCAAGTAGCTGGGGGAACCAGTTCTGCCACCACACTCATCCCTGGCTCACAGAGGGCCcagtcacagctgggccagggcttCCATGACAGGCAGGTGTGAGGGCagccagagctacagaaagaactTCCCAAAGACACACGGATGAGTGGGGGTGCATCCCCAGAAGAAGGCACGCATGGGGTTGGGGAGGTGCCCATGTGTGAGCAAACCCATGGGGAAGAAGGAGCGAAAGGCTGCCCCAGTAATAGTGCCCAGAATGCAAGAGAAATGGTCACTTGGTGGGCTTTGAACTTTGTCCTCTGTGAAGCTCGCTGGAGACAGCAGGAAGGAAGCCAGGTGATGGCAGGGCCAGCGGCATGGCGACCCTGCTTTGGAATGAGAGTGTCGGAGTGCGAACCAACACTCATCTCCAGAAAGTAATGGGAGCCCAGGGTCTTGAAAGCAGGTATGCCCAAGGCCTCAGCTGCTGGAGAGTTTAGGATTGAAGCCACCCTCCAGTCGGGCAGGGCTGGGATTGGGCACTGGGACTGCTGGCTTCCTAGCTGGAGTAGGGCTCCTGCTAGGGCAGGGGTCGGGGGTAAGGGGGATGGGGTCTCCTGCTCAGCACCCCCAGGAAATGTACAGCCATGCCTTTGTCACCCACAGGAAGCCGAGCTGGAACGCCTGGAAAGAGAGTTTGCCATTCAGTCCCAGATTACGGAGGCTGCCCGCCGCCTGGCCAGTGACCCCAACGTCAGCaagaaactgaagaaacaaaggaagacctCGTACTTGAATGCACTGAAGAAGCTGCAGGAGATCGAAAACGCCATCAACGAGAACCGCATCAAGTCGGGGAAGAAACCCACACAGAGGGCTTCGCTCATCATAGACGGTCAGTGCCCACCCCTCTCCCATACCTAGGCATCAGGGAAGCAGATGTCGTGTCTGTCTCCGCACAACCCAAGGAAGGAATGATACTGGGGGAAGAAGTGGTACAGAGGGAGCCATCATTGCCACTGCTGACTGCCTCCCCGGGAGAACCTGCAGCCATGGGCTCATCCTCCTCTCAGCCTGTGCCATGAGCTGACTGACTGCACAGGCTGggcgcagcccagcccagcccagagctaGCCCAGGCTCTGCCATCCCTCTCCAAGTCTGGAAGGCAAGCTGGTGGCGGGAAGACACATAGCAGGGCCTCCTGCAGGCTACCACCCCCTGCCACTCCTCTGTCCCCGACGTTTACTGTGTTTGCAGGGGCCTCCTATCCCAGGAACTGTAGCTTAGGAGGAATGGGCTGCCCAGCTCTGATTGTTTAGGGCCCCGAGCTTCAGGCAGGGGTTGGGAGTTTGAGTGTTTGTGTTTGGTTTGGTAAAACACTAGAGGGAAACATCAAAAAATCCACCAACAAGCATCAAGTCTCACACTGTTAGAATTCTTTTTATTGAAGTCAGCATGTGCTTGAAAATAGATGCCAAGTATTCTTTCACAGTACACGCTGCACATTTAAGGTGCTTTTGCTCTAGGAAGGCAGAAAGTAGAGGGAGGTGACCAGGAGCTGGGGGTTGGGGGCAGAGTTCCAGTGTGGGAACATGGCAGTGATCCCCACGCAGAAGCTGGGTGGTGGCGATGGTAAGTGCTCActgccactgaactgtacactgaAACATGGTGACAGTAGAAAATCTGATGTCACATGTTTTACCACAGGTAGCTACAAGCTAAAAATATAGGCAGACTAAGGAAGCGGTGATGTGCTGGAGACTGCACAATGCCAAAGTCAGGGCCTTCTGTCTCCTCACTGTTCACAGCCCATCAAGTAATAGGAACAAATTCCTAgttgaataagagagagagacaccatttttaaaaaatcccttttCTTGAGGAAACGTGAAATACCAGTGTTTGCTTGTCACACCCTGTTGTCCTTGGTCAAGACCACTTAACTCCTCCCCTCCCAATTTCCCAGCTGAGCTGCAGCCAGCCAGCCCTTCTCTGTCCTGTGCCTCGGCTGAGACCTCCTTCTGTGCTCTGGGAAGCATAGGAGGGTTCACAGCTCAGGAGGAATGCAGAGCAGGGCCAACAGAGCCAAGAAGGGGACCACGTGGGTGACTGTGTCTCCTGTTTGCCAAGGGGAGCTTCTTTGCCTAAGTGAGGGCTGTTGTGTTAGGACTGCTGACAGAATCTGTCTGAAATCATTATCTGTACCAAATCATTCTGCCGAGGCTCAGGAATAAGCAATCAGCCCTCCATATCCACAGGTTTTACATCCATGGATTCAATCAATGTTGgatggaaaatattcagaaaaaaaaaaaagctgtatctgtacccacatgtacagatttttttttgtatgtacaGTTTTTCAACAACATAGTAGAACAACTATTGACATAGCAGTGATGTTGTATCAGGTATTAGTTACCTACAGGTGCTTTAAAATACACAGGGGATTGCaaaggttatatgcaaatacaatgCCAATATATTTAAGGGACTTGATCACCGTTGGATCTGAGTATTCCCCACACACAAGGCATGACTCAGCACCTTCTCTCTTTTGCTGCCTCTTGGCAACAAGGGTTCACTTGAATTAGGAGCAGTTAAGGTGGTTCTTAACTCCTCAGCATGGTATTTTATTTCAAGAGGTAAAAACACAAAAACGGGACGATTTCTGGACCTTTGCTAGCTTTACCAGGAAAGCAGAGCTGCTGGTTGAAGAGGGAGGATtgctttcctgtctctctcttggGCGTGTCCTCCTCATTAACTGAATGGCACCTATAAAAATAAGCTTCAGAGAGAGAGTCCGTACTTAGCATACTTGTTTACTCTACTAGTGACTTAAGAAGTTTATTAGTTCCCTGCGCTGGTTTTTGCATTTTGGAAGAAGTAGCAGCCAACTTCCTTTGGTTGGGTCAGTGCACGCCCCGAATTTGTGCTGGGACAATGGCATGGCTTAGCAACCTTGGTATTGGATATTCAGCTGTTCAGCATTCCAGTCTCCTGTGAATGGGCCCAAATACACAAAGTCTGGGGCCCTGTGTAATGTCAGGGTGGGGCGGTGAGCTAATGACCCTCCACACAGACTCTGAAAAGAAATGCCCAACAGCATTCTTATTGTATGCCAAGAGTACTTCTTGATGAGAAAGAGAAGGGTCTGCGGATGGGAGACTTTGCAGACAAGCCGTTGTTTAAGGAGCACGCTAAAGTCACTGACTTGTTCCTTGCCTTCCCAGATGGAAACATTGCCAGTGAAGACAGCTCTCTTTCCGATGCCCTTGTTCTGGAGGACGGTAAGTTAGCCCTTTCCTGGCTGAAAACTTGGAGCCCAGATTAAACCGAGATGAATCTGTGTGGTGTCTGGGGATAGCTGTGTGTAAAAGTAAAGAGCCAAGTGAAGGTGGCAGCTGGAGTCCCTGCAAACGCTCTGTTTCTCGACATGCACCTGTTTGGGTGGGAGTGGGAGCCACAGAAACTCTTTACTGGCATCTCAGTGTCTCCCTCGGCCCAGAAGTAAGATTTAAGGTAGTAAGTCAGTAAATGGTACTTTACTTTTTTAGTAGCCAAAACCCATTTTTAACTAAACACTATGTGTATTTTCCTCTTGAAAGTACTCATAGCGTCTGGATGAGACAGTAGTAAAAATGAAAGGCAAGATGTCCCTTTAAATGCCTCCTCAGAGGCCAGCTCCAGGGCACAGCTGGGTAAGACacggcctgcaacaccagcatcccctacgaGTGCCCATCTGAGTCCTGgcagcttccaatccaactccctgctaatgcccctggaaaagccacagagacagaggatGACCTCGTACTTGGGCtcatgtcacccacatgggagacctcaatggagttccaggctccgggcttcagtctggcccagtcgcagccattgtggcatttggggagtaaaccagcagatgaaagatctctttctctgtctctgaatctttaaaacaaataaacactgGTTCAGGACTTGAAAATTGCCTTTATATCCCATtgaactctttttaaaagaaagaattattatttgaaaagcagagagactgtccatcccccggttcactccccaggactgCTCCAgacccaaaccaggagcccagaactccatccagatctcccacatgggtgggagggtcTCTAGCACgtgggccgtcatccactgctttccaggcacattagcagggagctgatgacAGCAGagctgatacaggatgccagcattgcaggcagcagcttaacgaccatgccacaatgccagcccctcccatcaaAATCTTAAAATGTGGCAGTTACCAGGATATCTCCTTGAGCAATTCGTAGAAAAACAACTGATCCCTCAGCCCACACCCCAGCTCACCACCATCACAGCCATCCACAGAGGGGAAACAGGAGCTCCAAACCCAGAACCATCGTGGAGAAGATTCCCGTGGATGGTAAACCCAAACACTCGGTGATGAGAGCATTAGTTATATGGAAATATGCTAAGTGGCAGttaatttttttccccctgtaGAGAAACCTCAGGCAAGCAGTGATAAGTGGCTAGGCAGATGGAAAACATAAAAGGCCTACCCGAGTCGTAGTAATAATGGTAATtgcagtaataataataatgatcgCTCTTGATGTGGGGAAAGTCTGGCGCTGCCCCTAGAAATCAGATGGTAATAGTTTGATGGCTGCTTTGTTTCATGGGTGGGGAGTTTGGGGGCTCAGAGATCCCAGCGCTGTTCTTGGCCTCTGTGCACCCCAGTCTGTCTAGGAGATAGAATGAGAACAATTTAGTGAGAGGCTTTTGTAATAGCGGAGTTGTCAGGACAAGTGCCAATTCGGAGACTTCGACCTCATTCGTGATTAGTTTCTTGCCCATGTTCCAGAACCCTGGACCTGAGGGGCGGTAAGGCCTCCTCTTTGTAACGCACAGTCCCTCTGCAGGCTTtctcctgctgcttcctttccagacctgagcaggagagggaagggaagcagagcagccgtcCAGGCATCAAGGCTGGGACTGTGGCAGGGTCAAGCGGAAGCTTGGAGGGGTGTCTGTGGTTGGTTTTtgtgcccccctccccctcccctggcttCTCCTCTGTGGTGCCCAGTGAATTGTTTCTCTcccgtctcccctcccctctgattttgtggggggagggggaaggaggggatcCTGGGATCAGTCCCTCAAAGGAACCAAGGGATGACTATGTTTAATCTGTGTAGTCCATCTCCTTCCCAAAGATTCTAAGGCAGTTCTAGACAGAGTATGTGAGGACTGCTTAAAGACAATACTGATGACATGGAATGAGCAGAGTTGCTCCCCAGATCCACTGGAAGGTGACGGTGCTAGACAGATGACATGCTCACTCACTCTTCCTCCAACAGCTGTTTACAGAGCACTCGCTCTGTGTCAGCTTCTCAGACAAAACCCTCATGAAGCTGAGACTCCTGCAAAGCAATGCAGATCCTTACTGTCTGCTGACAGGAAACGTGACAACCTCATCACCAGTAAACCTGTTTGTGGGTGGTATCTGATAAAAAATGGAGACTCCACTCCATTCGTGTCTAATTAAAACTGATATAAGGTATCTTCGAAGCATTCAAAATAAACCCCTATTTCCATGCATGTTTTAAGTCCCCTAGATGTCTCTTGGAAGTTTGGGTTCATTGCTGTGGTCTGGGCTAACTTGTCCCAACTTGAGATTGGCAGCTGGAGAAGGATCAAGGGGCTGTCCATGACATGGGTGTGACTCCGCCTGTGTGGCCCCAGTGCTAACATGGGAATGGGGATGGGCTGGGGGTCCTATGGAAAGGACCACCTGTGCTCAgttcttgtctctctgtctttttgcaGATGATTCTCAGGTTACCAGCACAATATCCCCTTTACAGTCCCCTCACAAGGGACTGCCTCCTCGGCCACCATCGCACAATAGACCCCCGCCTCCCCAGTCCCTGGAGGGACTCAGGCAAATGCACTATCACCGTAACGACTATGACAAGTCACCCATAAAGCCTAAGATGTGGAGTGAGTCCTCTTTGGACGAGCCTTACGAGAAGGTCAAGAAACGCTCCTCCCACAACCATTCCAGGTGAGCTGGGAACTGAAGCCCGAATAGCATCCACAAATCCAAACCAACCTCCATCCTCCTTTCCTGGGGTTGCCTTTCCACAGTGCTGTGCTCGCAGCGCCCTCTGCTGCCGACGATGTCAAGGTGCAGATTTGTCATTCAAAGGGCAGTTGGGGTTTTGGCTCACAGTCATGGTGTTGGCAGATGGCTCTAAGGTTGTTAAATTCCACAGGAATTAATTAGGAAATCTCAGGCAGCGCCACTCCGAAATGACAAGTGAGAATGAAGCCGTAGAAATCCCACAGTGGCTCAGAACCCCAAGCTACCATTCAGCAGAGGGCTGAAGCCCAACAGCTACAACCTGAACCGTGCATTACCAGCTCGTTACATGGCTAACGGAGACACGGGCTGGGGAAGGCATTTTGGTGCACTTCTCCGCCATGACACCCTGTAAAACTTCCAAGGTGCACTGACAGCAGGTCTGAGTCTTTGGTAACAAAAGCTGTGTGAGCAGAGGCTTCACACAACAGCCACACCGTGCCTGTCACAGAAGGCTGACAGGGGTCTCCACTCCACAGTGTTGGGGTGGGAGGAGTCGGGGGCAAGGACCCCCACCCACTGCTGGGGAAAAGCCTGAGAACCAGAATAGCGATCTGAGGAAGGGGGGGAAGAGTGGGAGTCCCGGGCAAGACCCTGTCCCAGCCAGTCAGCCCCTAGGGGGAAGGTGCTGTTCTGTCTGGTGGTGACCAGCACGGCTCCCTTGGGTCTGCAGCAGCCACAAGCGCTTCCCCAGCACAGGGAGCTGTGCcgaagcaggaggaggaagcagctccTTGCAGAACAGCCCGATCCGCAGCCTCCCTCCCTGGAACTCCCAGTCCAGCATGCCGTCCACACCAGACCTGCGGGTCCGGAGCCCCCACTACGTCCATTCCACAAGGTGAGTCCACTGCAGGGCTTTTGGGCCACCTCCATCCCTGGACCACATCTTCCTTTGTTCGATTAGGCATGGCTGCTCCCACACTGGCCCAAATAACAGGTGAGCTGACAGACCAAAACCCAGAAGGCAGGTTCTCTTGAATGAAGCGGACTAAAAACCTGAGCTGGCAGCAGTAAGCCTACTTCAGTGACGGGACCACAGAGCCCACTTTCAGGTCCAGGGGCACTTGGTATCAGCCAGGGATTTCTCAGGCTCCTAGCTACCATGACAGGAGCTTTCATGACTGAAGTGGAGGCAGGAAAGGTGAGCCTGGTTAGCAGGGGAAGAGTGGAAAATAGAAGCACCTTGTACTGCTAGAGTGATCATGACCTGATAGTCCTTTTATAACTTTCCACTGAGGCCCAAATTTAGACTGGACTTCCTTCAGGGcccccccagggtgcacgttcAAAGACAGTGAAAGACACAAAATGAATATAGAGCCATTttccaaaagaaagcaaaaccaggCCATAGAGGGCCATATGCTGGGGGCTTCCAGTTGCACCCCCCGAGTGACAGCCACCATGTTTTCACCTGTGGTCCCAGCGCGGGGTGGCGTCCTCTGCTGGCTGATGCTGCTGGTGGTATGGGGTCAGATTGGCAGAATGGGTTACAGACAAAGCAATAGTGAGAAGTTAGTGCACCATTCATTTGCAAGGGTTTCACTTTCCACTAATCTTGCATTTTAGAGTCTTCACAGGAAATGGAGAGCTATTTGTGTGGGTTACACGCTTGTATTTGGTTCAGCCATATGAAGGGTCACTATTGTGACCTACAAGCACAGCCATTTTGTAGTGTTTAATGCTATACTAAAATGGTGTTTTTTTTCTGGTTCTCTGTGTATCTATAGAATAATTTTCCATCCTAAAAAGAGCTCTGGATATTGGCATACATTTGTCAGCTTTAGTCCCACTTCCCATTAGGAGACAAAGCAGAGGGTCCAGGCAGCACTCCAGGAACCTGCAGTTCCTGGGAGTACCTGGACCTGAGCCTGCCTGTTGAAATCCAGCCACGGGAGAGCGTCCAGTGGCGTCCCTGGGTTCCCCCATTCCCCCAGCATCCCCAGATCCACGCGGGCCGCGTTTCCCCGCAGGTCGGTGGATATCAGCCCCACGCGACTGCACAGCCTCGCCCTGCACTTTAGGCACCGAAGCTCCAGCTTAGAGTCCCAGGGCAAGCTCCTGGGCTCGGAGAACGACACAGGGAGCCCTGACTTCTACACCCCGCGGACTCGTAGCAGCAATGGCTCGGATCCCATGGACGACTGCTCATCGTGCACCAGCCACTCGAGCTCAGAGCACTACTACCCGGCGCAGATGAACGCCAACTACTCGACGCTGGCCGAGGACTCACCATCCAAGGcacggcagcggcagcggcagcggcgacGCGTGGCAGGTGCCCTGGGCGCCGCGGCCTCCGGCAGCCTCCCCAACCTGGCGGCGCGGGGCGGTGCCAGTGGGGCAGGTGGTGCTGGCGGCGTCTACCTGCACAGCCAGAGCCAGCCCAGCTCGCAGTACCGCATCAAGGAGTACCCGCTGTACATTGAGGGCAGCGCCACGCCAGTGGTAGTGCGCAGTCTGGAGAGTGACCAGGAGGGCCACTACAGTGTCAAGGCCCAGTTCAAGACCTCCAACTCGTACACGGCCGGCGGCCTCTTCAAGGAGAGCTGGCGCGGTGGCGACGAGGGAGACGCGGGCCGCCTGACGCCGTCTCGCTCCCAGATCCTGCGGACTCCGTCGCTGGGCCGCGAGGGTGCCCACGACAAGGGCGCGGGCCGCTCAGCGGTGTCAGACGAGCTGCGCCAGTGGTACCAGCGCTGCAGCGCCTCGCACAAGGAGCACAGCCGCCTGTCACACACCAGCTCCACCTCCTCCGACAGTGGCTCACAGTACAGCACCTCGTCCCAGAGCACCTTCGTGGCGCACAGCAGGGTCACCAGGATGCCTCAGATGTGCAAGGCCACGTCAGGTGAGAGGCGTGCTGGGAGACTGGGTTGGGAATTCAGGGGAACTGGCACAGTTTCCGCAGCTTCCTGCCCTGCTATTCTAACGCTGGTCCTGCCCAGTAAGCCCACACCTGACTCTCCAAGAGGGCTGCTTAGTACAGCCCCAGACTGTCCCTCCCACCACCTCTGTGTAATAGCACAGCAATCTAAGCCAGCTATGGGAAGTTGTGTCTCCGGAGGTGTTTGCCCAGCCAAAGGGATGACAGCCTGGGCGAGAGGGAGAAGCTACTATGTTATAGGCCCGATGTAAACCTCTGCAGAGCCCCCAGATTTAGCTGGCAGCTCCCCAGGTAGG is a genomic window containing:
- the FRMD4A gene encoding FERM domain-containing protein 4A isoform X8, which gives rise to MTEGRRCQVHLLDDRKLELLVQPKLLAKELLDLVASHFNLKEKEYFGIAFTDETGHLNWLQLDRRVLEHDFPKKSGPVVLYFCVRFYIESISYLKDNATIELFFLNAKSCIYKELIDVDSEVVFELASYILQEAKGDFSSNEVVRNDLKKLPALPTQALKEHPSLAYCEDRVIEHYKKLNGQTRGQAIVNYMSIVESLPTYGVHYYAVKDKQGIPWWLGLSYKGIFQYDYHDKVKPRKIFQWRQLENLYFREKKFSVEVHDPRRASVTRRTFGHSGIAVHTWYACPALIKSIWAMAISQHQFYLDRKQSKSKIHAARSLSEIAIDLTETGTLKTSKLANMGSKGKIISGSSGSLLSSGSQESDSSQSAKKDMLAALKSRQEALEETLRQRLEELKKLCLREAELTGKLPVEYPLDPGEEPPIVRRRIGTAFKLDEQKILPKGEEAELERLEREFAIQSQITEAARRLASDPNVSKKLKKQRKTSYLNALKKLQEIENAINENRIKSGKKPTQRASLIIDDGNIASEDSSLSDALVLEDDDSQVTSTISPLQSPHKGLPPRPPSHNRPPPPQSLEGLRQMHYHRNDYDKSPIKPKMWSESSLDEPYEKVKKRSSHNHSSSHKRFPSTGSCAEAGGGSSSLQNSPIRSLPPWNSQSSMPSTPDLRVRSPHYVHSTRSVDISPTRLHSLALHFRHRSSSLESQGKLLGSENDTGSPDFYTPRTRSSNGSDPMDDCSSCTSHSSSEHYYPAQMNANYSTLAEDSPSKARQRQRQRRRVAGALGAAASGSLPNLAARGGASGAGGAGGVYLHSQSQPSSQYRIKEYPLYIEGSATPVVVRSLESDQEGHYSVKAQFKTSNSYTAGGLFKESWRGGDEGDAGRLTPSRSQILRTPSLGREGAHDKGAGRSAVSDELRQWYQRCSASHKEHSRLSHTSSTSSDSGSQYSTSSQSTFVAHSRVTRMPQMCKATSAALPQSQRSSTPSSEIGATPPSSPHHILTWQTGSYNDSCFLDSSLYPELADVQWYGQEKAKPGTLV
- the FRMD4A gene encoding FERM domain-containing protein 4A isoform X1, producing the protein MVVQAAVAPNRSQRLLLKIPYGSLRRRSVERMTEGRRCQVHLLDDRKLELLVQPKLLAKELLDLVASHFNLKEKEYFGIAFTDETGHLNWLQLDRRVLEHDFPKKSGPVVLYFCVRFYIESISYLKDNATIELFFLNAKSCIYKELIDVDSEVVFELASYILQEAKGDFSSNEVVRNDLKKLPALPTQALKEHPSLAYCEDRVIEHYKKLNGQTRGQAIVNYMSIVESLPTYGVHYYAVKDKQGIPWWLGLSYKGIFQYDYHDKVKPRKIFQWRQLENLYFREKKFSVEVHDPRRASVTRRTFGHSGIAVHTWYACPALIKSIWAMAISQHQFYLDRKQSKSKIHAARSLSEIAIDLTETGTLKTSKLANMGSKGKIISGSSGSLLSSGSQESDSSQSAKKDMLAALKSRQEALEETLRQRLEELKKLCLREAELTGKLPVEYPLDPGEEPPIVRRRIGTAFKLDEQKILPKGEEAELERLEREFAIQSQITEAARRLASDPNVSKKLKKQRKTSYLNALKKLQEIENAINENRIKSGKKPTQRASLIIDDGNIASEDSSLSDALVLEDDDSQVTSTISPLQSPHKGLPPRPPSHNRPPPPQSLEGLRQMHYHRNDYDKSPIKPKMWSESSLDEPYEKVKKRSSHNHSSSHKRFPSTGSCAEAGGGSSSLQNSPIRSLPPWNSQSSMPSTPDLRVRSPHYVHSTRSVDISPTRLHSLALHFRHRSSSLESQGKLLGSENDTGSPDFYTPRTRSSNGSDPMDDCSSCTSHSSSEHYYPAQMNANYSTLAEDSPSKARQRQRQRRRVAGALGAAASGSLPNLAARGGASGAGGAGGVYLHSQSQPSSQYRIKEYPLYIEGSATPVVVRSLESDQEGHYSVKAQFKTSNSYTAGGLFKESWRGGDEGDAGRLTPSRSQILRTPSLGREGAHDKGAGRSAVSDELRQWYQRCSASHKEHSRLSHTSSTSSDSGSQYSTSSQSTFVAHSRVTRMPQMCKATSAALPQSQRSSTPSSEIGATPPSSPHHILTWQTGSYNDSCFLDSSLYPELADVQWYGQEKAKPGTLV